Within the Rosa rugosa chromosome 2, drRosRugo1.1, whole genome shotgun sequence genome, the region gatttggtttatgtaatatcgagcgatgtgaggtgtggttgttttgagaaaaaattcaggttgtatttatgtgagttgtattaattcatgtttcggatttggatttgttattcaaaatccggggcgtgacatccaaaccccttttcaaaaaaaaaaaaaaaaaacaataagaaaTATATAGTAAAAAAAATCCATGGTACTGAAATAATAATTGCTCCCTAGTATTCATTCTTCATTCCCTTGAGAGTAACCAGGCTTGGCTTTCGGAATTCATATATTTTCTCCACAGACTTGGTATGCGTCGCCTTGATCACCTTCCTTTCCATATCATACACGAGACTATACTTTCTCATTCCATTGTGCAACTGGAGGTCATTTAGCCAAACTCCTTGAGGGCAAATCTCATCTTTTAAACGTGGATTGTCCTTCAAGAATTTCAAGGGAACAATGATCTTCCTCCATTTGTGTTCCTTGAAGTCTTCCAACACCAAGACGTTAAGGGATTCCTCTACTATATCAGCAACAGCTACATAGTAATTCCAAAGAAAAATTGTAACTCTTTTCAAGTCTAAGAAAGCTCCCCGGGGCAGAGTGGCAATGGTGAAACGTTCACTCCATATATCAAGAGATTGAACTTCTAGCTTGAAATCTTGTCCATCTCTAATAATTTGCACCGCATGAGCGGCCCCTTCTTCCTTAGCTGCTGTAAAATATCGTCCCACGAACGGTTCGCCATTTTGCTTGGGCAGCTTCAGAGTCCTCCATCGATCATCCTTTCCGATACTTAGAACTTCAAGGGCTACTTCATAGCCAGAGTCACCCTCCTgtttaaaattaaaacatgccGCTTTACACTCACCAGTggatgaattaaaaaaaaaacccactgaCCTAGATTTCCCGTGTGCATCAGGCAAGTAAAGTACTTGATGCGTTGCAAAGTTTCTGATTCGGAAAACTCGAGAAGTAAGACTCTCCTCCAGAAACAAGCCAGCCACATCTGAAATATGTTTGAAGTTTTCATCATAAAGAACCGTATCATATTTGTAAGGGTCCCATTCTTTTTTATAGGAAAGTTGCAGAGGTCTCCCCCGAACCATATGTTTTGCAATGAAATTGTAGTCTAGAAGCAAGGAACGCCATTTTTTGCACACACACTTGAACCTTAGCAAAGAATCTACAGGCAACCAGCTCAAAATCTCAGTGATGATATCAAAAGGAAGCGCTCGTACTGCATCAGATACCTGTTTATATGTACAGAAAGTTAGTTGAAATCATTCACCCTTATTTTTAAGGGCAAAGTTAAGGAGGTACCAAAATGGCTGACGGGTAGTACGTAGTTTAAAATTCAGGTACCGAAATATGCATTACTTTCTTTCTCTTTATTAGAGG harbors:
- the LOC133731148 gene encoding uncharacterized protein LOC133731148, whose amino-acid sequence is MHISVSDAVRALPFDIITEILSWLPVDSLLRFKCVCKKWRSLLLDYNFIAKHMVRGRPLQLSYKKEWDPYKYDTVLYDENFKHISDVAGLFLEESLTSRVFRIRNFATHQEGDSGYEVALEVLSIGKDDRWRTLKLPKQNGEPFVGRYFTAAKEEGAAHAVQIIRDGQDFKLEVQSLDIWSERFTIATLPRGAFLDLKRVTIFLWNYYVAVADIVEESLNVLVLEDFKEHKWRKIIVPLKFLKDNPRLKDEICPQGVWLNDLQLHNGMRKYSLVYDMERKVIKATHTKSVEKIYEFRKPSLVTLKGMKNEY